The proteins below are encoded in one region of Ereboglobus luteus:
- a CDS encoding immunoglobulin domain-containing protein, with protein MKTPTNKTFTTGIRLFAAAMLIAVSGLNAADPEPSIFVTLTNDVGTTIDNSPVPVGQAAIGNGWDYSAAAPVSGTIWNKIAKPATTPTAGGPYTETAPFVINTLNDFQMYDSEGSITSVRLKGVVLGTITSGRSDPRLYNVGGATAKELLNDTWGMYTGDTEAYMLFTFTGLAANTDYILYLYSNVADANQGGKWILHPDNFPAVTTSTFYYPTLPERQTNYVDLSGHTGVVTLFTTGTDGKNRLTPDATINTAAASGDNTLWGTLHAKSTSAGKISFRTATSALGGRRWYTGFQLTPYPEPTIIEQPESEVVGVLDEITEITAIVRDMPYINDIDQNPLTCAWQLSKDDGATWTDIPNPDPSGAYVVSTITESGDVGCVLQIASTKDSDAGIYRLSVTNVAGKTIYSNNAALSVIDEPAPFNFTQQPSPLVAVAGNNVRLSAAVTGTPPFQFVWQKSDTADFTTFQNVQTSVRGPATDNALDFPSIQKSATGHYRVMVTDVRRRASSAIHSDVVYVYVEYAAPVITPPGPQTVVPGNTISLYGGATTDPGAPIHAYQWQVSHDGGVTWTNITDDGTYFGANTSVLTIANAGEAQAGLYRLAADNSITTPHGPEGGITNGDAISLRVGPALVPHPSSVAADRAGNLYVTDDTTNTLYRFTLASGTAVLFAGQSGVAGSADGFYDQATFNGPGGAVAGAANTVFLADTLNHTIRYAQSNGDVRTIAGSPSSSDNVDATGAAAAFTAPVSVSYDAAGNLYVADKVAHTIRRITPVNYDVTTLAGSAGNPGADDGATTDNSLNTIARFTSPGAVAVSPVNLGFSGTTKTITIETPTTNATTLYVADTGNNTIRKIALGWYLDRDPITNVQTRTRISKSDVTTIAGLYGVSGADNGSGADARFNQPSGIAVDRLGAIYVADTGNHVIRKISFVASNTVSVLTIAGTPGVAGYQDGPSDEPHGGINLFNRPTSVSVDDDLNVYVADTGNAAVRMISGVDGSVSTLVFAQGPTPEPSGTSGSGTNGNTDPIDMPPAGHGDGGGAPSLWYLLGLALLGLGRVRTGSLRKHFMKFTSIFCIIGVAAALAFAPSAQAEDAPAVFLKLTRQNESAGAAPTAATTEAIAAPGSGWGYSAAAPYPGTTWNFIKRPADADSRDFTTAIGVYTLNTVNNLALTAPDGTASGVSVTAKLDVTEAQGQRAEPGYGSVTADTVLGPVALMNNNGNWRIYYGSNNTIWEFTGLPADAHYLAYCYAATHTAGQGARFILPADYNPVTTGSVWLETHGGDGTNANVFARVDDIISPRDPAPLAVSSNTAPNINTVWGFFHAKVDAAGKLVLQTAKNAQNGQYPTGFQLIPYPKATITTDLPATTVATLNNSVSFTIVATGFDTDDVLTYQWRKDGVDIPGATGATHTITSAQTSDEGDYDVVVTNYGGDTASTATALTVTTSAIAPSITVQPLPQTALTNGSVSFTVAANGTSPLTYIWQKSVTGAAGAFVDIAGAPNAATLTLADITTADAGHYRVTITNGTAPDAVSTAVPLVVAPVVTTQPVGQITTVGAVTSLSAVFDVGAGAPEATTYAWTFNDAALADGNGVTGAATDTLQFAAFAATNSGYYALTATNSAGSKTTSTVYIGTASSQAVTFAPADQSTGISIDQQLRIVFPSAPRLVAAANSPSTTPRTIPSSPQSTSRNSRPTPHGTWLSPPAPGARCRARNIFINRSRSSATKPG; from the coding sequence ATGAAAACCCCGACAAACAAAACATTCACAACCGGCATCCGTCTTTTTGCCGCGGCCATGCTTATCGCCGTCTCCGGACTGAATGCAGCCGATCCGGAGCCGTCGATTTTTGTCACCCTGACAAACGACGTGGGCACCACCATTGACAACAGTCCGGTCCCGGTCGGCCAGGCGGCCATTGGCAACGGCTGGGATTACAGCGCCGCCGCCCCGGTGTCGGGCACGATTTGGAACAAGATCGCCAAGCCGGCGACGACGCCAACGGCGGGCGGGCCTTACACGGAGACCGCCCCTTTTGTCATTAATACGCTCAATGATTTCCAAATGTATGATTCGGAAGGGAGCATTACTTCCGTCCGTCTCAAGGGCGTCGTTTTAGGCACTATTACAAGCGGACGATCCGATCCGCGTCTTTACAATGTTGGAGGTGCGACAGCCAAGGAACTCTTAAACGACACCTGGGGCATGTATACCGGCGACACTGAAGCGTATATGCTATTCACATTTACCGGGCTTGCCGCCAATACGGATTATATTTTATATCTATACAGCAATGTTGCGGATGCCAATCAAGGCGGCAAATGGATATTGCACCCGGATAATTTTCCGGCCGTGACAACATCCACGTTTTATTATCCCACGCTTCCAGAGCGCCAAACCAATTATGTGGATTTGTCGGGCCACACCGGGGTTGTCACCCTGTTCACAACTGGCACCGACGGGAAAAACAGGCTCACCCCCGATGCGACAATCAACACGGCGGCAGCGAGTGGTGACAATACGCTTTGGGGCACCCTGCACGCCAAATCGACCAGTGCCGGTAAAATCTCATTCCGCACGGCCACCAGCGCGCTTGGCGGACGCCGTTGGTATACGGGCTTTCAGCTGACGCCCTATCCGGAGCCGACAATTATAGAGCAGCCCGAATCGGAGGTCGTTGGTGTATTGGATGAAATTACGGAGATCACAGCCATCGTCCGGGATATGCCCTATATTAATGACATTGACCAAAATCCGCTCACTTGCGCGTGGCAGCTTTCGAAAGATGACGGGGCCACGTGGACGGACATTCCCAATCCCGATCCATCGGGCGCCTATGTCGTGAGCACCATCACCGAGTCGGGTGATGTCGGTTGCGTTCTTCAGATTGCCAGCACCAAGGATTCCGACGCCGGCATATACCGCCTGAGTGTCACCAACGTCGCCGGGAAGACCATTTATTCGAACAACGCCGCCTTGAGTGTGATCGACGAGCCCGCTCCCTTTAACTTTACGCAACAACCCTCGCCGCTGGTTGCCGTCGCGGGCAATAATGTCAGGCTGTCCGCCGCGGTCACGGGCACGCCGCCATTTCAATTTGTTTGGCAAAAAAGCGATACCGCCGATTTTACCACCTTCCAAAACGTTCAAACCAGCGTCCGCGGTCCGGCCACGGACAATGCGCTCGATTTTCCCTCCATTCAAAAAAGCGCCACGGGGCACTATCGCGTAATGGTGACCGATGTGCGCCGGCGCGCATCTTCCGCCATCCATAGTGATGTGGTTTATGTGTATGTTGAGTATGCGGCGCCGGTGATCACGCCGCCTGGCCCGCAGACCGTTGTTCCGGGGAACACGATCAGCCTGTATGGCGGCGCCACGACAGATCCGGGTGCGCCCATTCATGCCTATCAGTGGCAGGTTTCGCATGACGGCGGCGTCACGTGGACCAATATCACCGATGACGGCACGTATTTCGGGGCAAACACCAGCGTGCTGACCATTGCCAACGCCGGCGAGGCGCAGGCGGGGTTGTATCGTCTTGCCGCCGACAATTCGATCACGACGCCCCATGGTCCCGAGGGCGGAATTACCAATGGCGACGCCATTTCGCTACGCGTCGGCCCGGCGCTTGTGCCGCATCCCTCCTCAGTCGCCGCCGACAGGGCGGGCAATCTTTACGTGACCGATGACACCACGAACACGCTTTACCGCTTCACGCTTGCGAGCGGCACCGCGGTGCTTTTCGCGGGGCAATCCGGCGTCGCCGGCAGCGCCGACGGTTTTTATGACCAAGCCACATTTAACGGCCCCGGCGGCGCTGTCGCGGGCGCGGCCAACACGGTTTTTCTCGCCGACACGCTCAACCACACGATCCGCTACGCGCAGTCCAACGGCGACGTGCGAACCATCGCCGGCTCGCCCTCCTCCAGCGACAATGTCGACGCCACGGGCGCGGCGGCGGCGTTCACCGCGCCGGTGAGCGTTTCCTATGACGCGGCCGGCAATCTTTATGTCGCCGACAAGGTCGCGCACACCATCCGCCGCATCACGCCGGTTAATTACGACGTCACCACGCTTGCCGGCTCGGCTGGCAATCCGGGCGCCGACGATGGCGCGACCACCGACAACAGCTTGAACACCATTGCGCGCTTCACTTCGCCCGGCGCCGTCGCCGTGTCGCCCGTCAACCTGGGTTTTAGCGGCACCACCAAGACAATTACAATCGAGACACCGACAACAAACGCCACCACGCTTTACGTGGCCGACACGGGCAACAATACCATCCGAAAAATTGCGCTTGGCTGGTATCTCGACCGCGACCCGATTACCAATGTCCAGACGCGCACGCGCATTTCGAAAAGTGATGTCACCACAATTGCGGGCCTTTACGGCGTCAGTGGCGCGGACAACGGATCGGGGGCCGATGCGCGTTTTAATCAGCCGTCGGGAATTGCCGTGGATCGCCTTGGCGCGATTTATGTGGCCGACACGGGCAATCACGTCATTCGCAAAATTTCATTTGTCGCCAGCAACACGGTTTCGGTTTTGACGATTGCCGGCACTCCCGGTGTCGCCGGTTATCAGGACGGCCCCTCGGACGAACCTCACGGCGGCATCAATCTCTTCAACAGGCCGACCAGCGTGAGCGTTGACGACGATTTGAATGTCTATGTCGCAGACACCGGCAACGCCGCCGTGCGCATGATTTCGGGAGTTGACGGCAGCGTGAGCACGCTCGTCTTCGCGCAAGGCCCCACGCCGGAGCCGTCCGGCACAAGCGGCAGCGGCACGAACGGTAATACCGATCCCATCGACATGCCTCCCGCCGGACACGGCGATGGCGGCGGCGCTCCCTCGCTCTGGTATCTTCTCGGCCTCGCGCTGCTCGGCCTCGGACGTGTGCGCACTGGAAGCCTGCGCAAGCATTTTATGAAATTCACCTCGATCTTTTGCATAATTGGCGTCGCCGCCGCGCTCGCGTTCGCGCCTTCCGCACAGGCTGAGGACGCGCCCGCAGTGTTCCTGAAACTCACCCGCCAAAACGAGTCCGCCGGCGCCGCGCCCACTGCCGCCACCACCGAGGCTATTGCCGCGCCCGGCAGCGGTTGGGGCTACAGCGCCGCCGCGCCTTATCCGGGGACGACATGGAATTTCATCAAACGCCCCGCCGACGCTGACTCCAGAGACTTCACCACGGCCATCGGCGTTTACACGCTCAACACCGTGAACAACCTCGCGCTCACCGCTCCCGATGGCACCGCCTCCGGCGTGAGCGTCACCGCCAAGCTCGATGTCACGGAGGCGCAAGGCCAGCGCGCCGAACCCGGCTACGGCTCGGTTACTGCTGACACCGTGCTCGGCCCTGTGGCATTGATGAACAACAACGGCAATTGGCGCATTTATTACGGCAGCAATAATACGATTTGGGAATTCACCGGCCTGCCCGCCGACGCCCACTATCTCGCCTATTGCTACGCCGCCACGCACACCGCGGGGCAGGGTGCGCGCTTCATTCTTCCGGCTGATTACAATCCCGTGACGACTGGCTCGGTCTGGCTCGAAACCCATGGTGGCGACGGCACCAACGCCAATGTGTTCGCGCGCGTTGACGACATCATCTCTCCGCGTGATCCCGCGCCCCTTGCCGTGAGTTCGAACACTGCTCCGAACATCAATACCGTTTGGGGCTTTTTCCACGCCAAGGTTGACGCCGCCGGCAAACTCGTCCTGCAAACCGCCAAGAACGCGCAAAACGGCCAATACCCGACCGGCTTCCAACTCATCCCCTATCCGAAAGCCACAATCACCACCGATCTCCCGGCGACGACTGTCGCCACGCTCAATAACTCCGTGAGCTTCACCATCGTCGCCACCGGCTTTGACACGGATGACGTGCTCACCTACCAATGGCGCAAGGACGGCGTGGACATCCCCGGCGCGACCGGCGCGACCCACACCATCACCAGCGCGCAGACATCCGACGAGGGCGACTACGATGTCGTCGTCACCAACTACGGCGGCGACACCGCCAGCACCGCGACCGCGCTCACCGTGACGACATCGGCCATCGCGCCCAGCATCACCGTGCAGCCCCTTCCGCAAACCGCGCTGACCAACGGCAGCGTCAGCTTCACCGTCGCGGCCAACGGCACCAGCCCGCTCACCTACATCTGGCAAAAAAGTGTCACCGGTGCCGCGGGCGCATTCGTTGACATCGCGGGCGCACCCAACGCCGCCACGCTCACCCTTGCGGACATCACCACGGCCGATGCCGGCCACTATCGCGTGACAATCACCAACGGCACGGCGCCCGACGCCGTCAGCACCGCCGTGCCACTCGTCGTCGCCCCGGTTGTCACCACGCAACCCGTCGGACAAATCACCACCGTCGGCGCCGTCACCTCGCTCTCCGCCGTGTTCGACGTTGGCGCGGGCGCGCCCGAGGCCACGACCTACGCATGGACGTTCAACGACGCTGCGCTCGCCGACGGCAACGGCGTCACCGGCGCGGCCACCGACACGCTGCAATTCGCCGCTTTCGCCGCCACCAATTCCGGCTATTACGCGCTCACCGCGACCAACTCCGCGGGATCCAAGACGACCAGCACCGTTTACATCGGCACGGCCAGTTCGCAGGCCGTCACCTTCGCGCCCGCCGACCAATCGACCGGCATCAGCATCGACCAGCAACTGCGCATCGTCTTCCCCTCCGCCCCAAGATTGGTCGCGGCGGCAAACTCACCCTCCACGACGCCTCGGACAATTCCGTCGTCGCCACAATCGACGTCTCGCAATTCGAGACCTACACCGCATGGGACGTGGTTATCCCCACCGGCGCCAGGCGCACGGTGCAGGGCAAGGAATATTTTTATCAACCGATCGCGATCTTCGGCAACGAAGCCTGGATAA